The window AGTAGAGAAGAAAGAAGAGATCAGGACTGCGCCTTCTCAACAGCACAGAGACCTTGCACATCCTATCAAAACAGAATTCAGGGACTATATCCAGGAAAAGGTTATTGAAGAATATAAAAAGAAAGAGCCATCTGATAAAAAATAAATAATAACGGATTGGGTAATCTATAAGTTTCGGAAGAGAGAGTTGTAGTTGTTTAATTATTATTAATGAATACCTATATATACACTGCTTTTGATAAAGAAGGCAATAAAGTTTCAGGTAAAATTACAGGGGAAGATATAAGAAAGGTCAAACAGGTACTAAAAGGAAATAATCTCTATGTAATAGAAATCAAAGAAGATACCCCTCCTGTTTTGCAGTTCAGAAGCAGATTAAAAGAAGAAGATATAACTATAGCAATCCGTGAACTATCAACTTTTGTGAGTTCCAAACTACCTCTTGATGAATGTCTTACAGGTGTAATTTCTCAAATAAGACAGGTAAGATTAAAAAGGGTTTTTCAGGAGATACAGAAAAAGATAAGAGAAGGTAAAAGTTTTTCAGAGGCACTCAGGGACTTTCCTGCCATCTTTCCGGAAATGGTTATTTCTATGGTCCGTGCTGGAGAAGAAACAGGAACTCTCGATAAAATTCTTGTAAGGATATCTGACTTTCTTGAAAGAAGACATAGGTTTAGAAACCGTATTAAAAGTATAATGAGTTATCCCTTATTTATGCTTGTAATATCTGTAGTTGTATTTATCTTCCTCTTTTCTTTTGTAACTCCCACCATAGTTAAAATGTTTACTCAGATAAATATAAAACTTCCGCTTCCAACTATCATTCTTATAAAAATCAGCAGATTTTTTAAGTACGGATGGTTATATATTATATCAGGTATATTCTTGATATACATAGGAAGTAGAAAACTATTTGCTTCTAAAAAAGGTGAGGAGATAAAGGATTTTATTAGATTTCATATACCAGTTTTAAATAATATACTTTTGAAGAGAGAAATAATTCTTTTTTCAACAACCACTGCTACTCTTATAGATGGGGGGGTAGATATAATAGAATCACTTCAGATAGCTAGGCAGGTATTATCAAGTCGGCTATTAAAAAAAGATGTGGATGATGTTATTGAACTACTTTCAAAAGGTAATTCCTTATCTGCTTCTTTCAGAAGTACCAGATATTTCCCTGTACTTGTCACACAACTTATAAGTGCTGGAGAGAAGAGTAGTTCTTTATCTGAAATGCTTAATAGAATAGGAGAAATTTATGAAGAAGATGTTTCGCAGAGTTCTATACGACTGGCTAATTTTATTGAGCCGATGATGATACTTTGTATGGGTATGGTTGTAGGAATTATTGTTCTTGCTATACTTTTACCTATATTCCAGATAAGTCAGTCCATAAGATAATAAAGAATTTAATACAGGAGATAAATAGATGAGAAGAAAAGATAAAATTTGGAGAAGTGGTTTTACCTTTATAGAGTTGATGGTTGTTATTGTAATTCTCGGTACTCTTGCAATGATAGTAATGCCGAGGTTTTTTAGTAGGATTGATGAAGCACGTATTACAGCCACTCAGGTACAGATAAAGAATATAGAACAAGCATTAAGACTTTTTTATCTTGACAATGGTTTTTATCCTGAAACAGAACAGGGACTTAAAGCCCTTGTGGAAAAACCCACTGTGGGAAAGGTTCCTAAGAAATGGAGAGAGGGTGGTTATCTTGAAAAGGATGTTCTCCCAAAAGATGCATGGGGGAATGACTTTGTCTATATCAGCCCCGGAAGACAGGGTGAGGATTATGAGATAATCTCTTATGGTAGAGATGGCAGAGAAGGGGGCGAAGGTTCTGATGCAGATATTTCAAGTTCCAAAATTTAGGAATGGATATACTTTTATAGAACTTCTTGTTGTTATTGTCATTATAGGACTTTTTTTCTATCTTACATTCCCTGTTGTAAGAGA of the bacterium genome contains:
- a CDS encoding type II secretion system F family protein; amino-acid sequence: MNTYIYTAFDKEGNKVSGKITGEDIRKVKQVLKGNNLYVIEIKEDTPPVLQFRSRLKEEDITIAIRELSTFVSSKLPLDECLTGVISQIRQVRLKRVFQEIQKKIREGKSFSEALRDFPAIFPEMVISMVRAGEETGTLDKILVRISDFLERRHRFRNRIKSIMSYPLFMLVISVVVFIFLFSFVTPTIVKMFTQINIKLPLPTIILIKISRFFKYGWLYIISGIFLIYIGSRKLFASKKGEEIKDFIRFHIPVLNNILLKREIILFSTTTATLIDGGVDIIESLQIARQVLSSRLLKKDVDDVIELLSKGNSLSASFRSTRYFPVLVTQLISAGEKSSSLSEMLNRIGEIYEEDVSQSSIRLANFIEPMMILCMGMVVGIIVLAILLPIFQISQSIR
- the gspG gene encoding type II secretion system major pseudopilin GspG; translated protein: MRRKDKIWRSGFTFIELMVVIVILGTLAMIVMPRFFSRIDEARITATQVQIKNIEQALRLFYLDNGFYPETEQGLKALVEKPTVGKVPKKWREGGYLEKDVLPKDAWGNDFVYISPGRQGEDYEIISYGRDGREGGEGSDADISSSKI